The proteins below come from a single Gimesia alba genomic window:
- a CDS encoding SEL1-like repeat protein encodes MTQKQKFEVKQSQFGSHSPSTRLAQYMCQGMINTFAGWLSFVVLCLILLSGCQDDQGASSQPKSVSSSIKSENVKQEERQEFERCLKAAESGDVEEQINIAAMYYRGEGVEQDHIQAAKWFRKAAEQDDSDAQNQIGSLYYEGKGVERDLAQAMNWFRNAAEQENAEAQFNLGTMYYNGEGTKQDHAQAAKWFQKAAEQGFVDAQFLLGTMYANGEGVKQDHIQAIKWYRKAAEQGDADSQHNLGHSYATGKGVEQDYEKAIKWYRKAAEQGDIDSQYNLGELYASGKDVKQDYAKAIKWYRKAIEQGDAGAQHNLGIMYYKGEGVKQDHKQAFELFRKSAEQGIPNAQFIVGAMYYNGIAIKRDQNQGIKLIRKAARQGHQTAIQTLTDLGANP; translated from the coding sequence ATGACACAAAAACAGAAGTTCGAGGTGAAACAGAGTCAATTTGGTTCTCATTCTCCGTCTACTAGATTAGCTCAATATATGTGCCAAGGAATGATTAACACTTTTGCTGGGTGGCTCTCATTTGTTGTTTTATGTTTGATATTACTTAGCGGATGTCAGGATGATCAAGGAGCCTCCTCACAACCTAAGTCTGTTTCCAGCTCAATTAAATCTGAAAATGTGAAACAGGAGGAAAGACAGGAGTTTGAACGGTGTCTTAAAGCTGCTGAATCAGGGGATGTCGAAGAACAAATAAATATAGCAGCAATGTATTATAGAGGAGAAGGTGTCGAGCAAGACCACATTCAAGCGGCGAAGTGGTTTCGGAAAGCTGCTGAACAGGATGATTCCGATGCACAAAATCAAATAGGAAGCTTGTATTATGAAGGGAAAGGTGTCGAGCGAGACCTCGCTCAGGCAATGAATTGGTTTCGGAATGCTGCGGAACAGGAAAATGCTGAAGCACAATTTAATTTAGGAACCATGTATTATAATGGAGAAGGTACTAAACAAGATCACGCTCAAGCTGCGAAATGGTTTCAGAAAGCTGCTGAGCAAGGATTTGTCGATGCACAATTTCTGCTGGGCACCATGTATGCTAATGGGGAGGGCGTGAAGCAAGACCACATTCAGGCAATCAAGTGGTATCGAAAAGCTGCAGAACAAGGAGATGCAGATTCACAACACAATTTAGGACACTCGTACGCCACAGGAAAGGGGGTTGAGCAAGACTACGAAAAAGCGATCAAGTGGTATCGAAAAGCTGCTGAACAAGGGGATATAGATTCACAATATAATTTAGGAGAATTATACGCCTCAGGAAAGGATGTTAAGCAAGACTACGCGAAAGCGATCAAGTGGTATCGTAAAGCCATTGAACAGGGAGATGCCGGAGCACAACATAATTTAGGAATCATGTATTACAAAGGCGAAGGTGTAAAGCAGGACCACAAACAAGCATTCGAATTATTTCGAAAATCTGCTGAGCAAGGGATTCCCAATGCACAATTTATAGTAGGCGCCATGTATTATAATGGAATTGCTATCAAGCGTGATCAAAATCAAGGCATAAAGCTAATCCGTAAAGCTGCCAGACAAGGACATCAAACAGCAATTCAAACCTTAACGGATTTGGGAGCGAATCCGTAG
- a CDS encoding UvrB/UvrC motif-containing protein: MKKCKVCNKPAVYHLTEIQSGQAQALHFCEDHFQEYISGQAPQDEWEPQDEATLIELNSQDLELDEELECPNCGITFQEFRSEGRLGCPHDYIAFREPLIQLLENIHGECVHIGKFPKRAPTSSQQQYDLIKLRRELTAAIAEENYETAASLRDQISKLEEEEQNSSESETAEE; encoded by the coding sequence ATGAAAAAATGTAAAGTCTGTAATAAACCGGCCGTCTACCACCTGACCGAAATTCAGAGCGGACAGGCACAGGCGCTGCATTTCTGCGAAGATCATTTCCAGGAATACATCAGCGGCCAGGCCCCGCAGGACGAATGGGAACCGCAAGACGAAGCCACGCTCATCGAGCTCAACTCGCAGGATCTGGAACTCGACGAAGAACTGGAGTGCCCGAATTGTGGCATCACCTTCCAGGAATTTCGCAGTGAAGGGCGGCTCGGCTGTCCGCACGACTACATTGCCTTCCGGGAACCGCTGATTCAGCTCCTGGAAAATATTCATGGCGAATGTGTCCATATCGGCAAATTCCCCAAGCGAGCACCGACGTCGAGCCAGCAACAGTACGACCTGATCAAACTCCGCCGCGAGCTGACGGCTGCCATCGCAGAAGAAAATTACGAAACAGCCGCCTCACTCCGCGATCAGATTTCCAAACTGGAAGAGGAAGAGCAAAATAGTTCCGAATCAGAAACGGCAGAAGAATAA
- a CDS encoding CoA-binding protein yields the protein MGKPTVAIIGASADRQKYGNKSVRAHLKQGYDVYPVHPTESSIEGLTAYPSLEEVPSKQLDRISVYVPPEVGIQLLEQIRNRGANEVWFNPGSESPDLLARAKELGLNVIQACSIIAIGESPSDHPE from the coding sequence ATGGGCAAACCAACCGTTGCCATTATTGGAGCCAGTGCGGACCGACAGAAATACGGAAACAAATCGGTCCGCGCTCATCTAAAACAGGGTTATGATGTTTACCCCGTTCATCCTACCGAATCGAGTATCGAAGGCCTCACCGCCTACCCCAGCCTGGAAGAAGTTCCGTCAAAACAACTCGATCGGATCAGCGTGTATGTTCCCCCCGAAGTCGGGATTCAGCTGCTGGAACAGATTCGCAACCGCGGGGCAAACGAAGTCTGGTTCAATCCCGGCAGCGAAAGCCCGGACTTACTCGCCCGTGCCAAAGAACTCGGGCTGAACGTCATTCAAGCGTGCAGTATCATCGCGATCGGCGAATCACCGTCGGATCATCCGGAATAA
- a CDS encoding DUF6807 family protein produces the protein MKRFSAFSITLSAMMTLLTFISAANAEEKPGFTWKDQPEKKVADLYFNGTPVLQYVYPYDDSSAESFHDTYKVFHHVYGPASKAIITKGPGGKYTHHRGLYVGWNKTKFDGKQLDFWHCKNGAHLRHAKMIEMKGGPETGTMTSEIHWNDAEGKPVIVETRTVTVTPIKVPNSKIHAWQIDWQTKLESKRGEIILDGDRQHAGFQFRAAQPVAEANNAKYVRPEGFPQQPAPFQVSDKTDPNGHINLGWFEMSYGIDGKHYNVEYMEDPGVPKPSRYSERPYGRFGAFFDTKFDESKPLEMKYRVIVSEGKTPTQAEIQKRYDEFAASLKK, from the coding sequence ATGAAACGTTTTTCTGCATTCTCAATCACCCTCTCAGCAATGATGACGCTGCTCACATTCATCTCAGCAGCGAACGCAGAGGAGAAACCTGGTTTCACCTGGAAAGATCAGCCCGAGAAAAAAGTCGCCGATCTCTATTTCAATGGCACCCCGGTTCTGCAGTACGTTTACCCGTACGATGATTCTTCCGCAGAAAGCTTTCACGACACATACAAAGTCTTCCACCACGTCTATGGGCCAGCCAGTAAAGCCATCATCACCAAAGGCCCCGGCGGAAAATACACGCATCACCGCGGACTGTATGTCGGCTGGAACAAAACGAAATTTGATGGCAAACAGCTCGACTTCTGGCACTGCAAAAACGGAGCGCACCTGAGACATGCCAAAATGATCGAGATGAAAGGTGGTCCCGAGACCGGCACTATGACGTCTGAAATTCACTGGAATGATGCAGAGGGCAAACCGGTCATCGTGGAAACCCGCACTGTCACCGTCACTCCAATCAAAGTCCCGAACTCGAAAATTCACGCCTGGCAGATCGACTGGCAAACCAAGCTCGAAAGCAAACGGGGTGAAATCATTCTCGACGGCGACCGCCAGCACGCTGGGTTCCAGTTTCGCGCAGCCCAACCCGTCGCAGAAGCCAACAACGCAAAGTACGTCCGCCCGGAAGGATTCCCCCAACAACCCGCGCCGTTTCAGGTCTCGGACAAAACCGATCCCAACGGCCACATCAATCTGGGCTGGTTCGAAATGTCGTACGGCATTGATGGCAAACATTACAATGTCGAATACATGGAAGATCCCGGCGTTCCCAAACCATCGCGTTATTCCGAACGTCCCTACGGCCGTTTCGGTGCTTTCTTTGATACCAAGTTTGATGAAAGCAAGCCACTGGAAATGAAATACCGGGTGATTGTCAGTGAAGGGAAGACTCCCACGCAGGCAGAGATCCAAAAACGCTATGATGAATTTGCCGCTTCTCTGAAGAAATAG
- a CDS encoding Gfo/Idh/MocA family oxidoreductase has product MDQSPINRRDFLKTSGTTAVAASTIAGLATAPALGAGNSNEAIRIGFIGPGGRGFGAHVKKLVQLKKDGMNIELVAVSDVYSEHRDRTANYIKKELGNDVAKYVDYRDMLEKEKLDAVAIGTPDHWHAKQTIDAMNAGLNVYCEKPMTKKVEEALAVVDTWKKTGKIMQVGVQSTSLPVWDDVRARLQDGQLGKVIQFQTEYFRNSSMGQWRYYALKKEMNPKNIDWNLWLGTKEGLAEFQPFDRAVYAQWRRFWPFGSGMYTDLFVHRTTAMLKATGLRYPGRVVGAGGLYLEYDGRDVPDVATVAADFNEGVQGLINATMCNQETRIKQIIRGHNGSFVFGNGEGFDGYDFVPERPQVTRDSSLKQQRIDVAQIKDTTYAHFKNWVEAMQANDQSKCNNPPDLGAAAIAVVNMGSNSYRNGKVYHFDTDTQEITDGDGSWAKKWEAMSKARQKPKHIPGWKAGDKGSLLEEPAYMSLAGPWIDGKPPKNDPNSNAG; this is encoded by the coding sequence ATGGATCAAAGCCCCATCAATCGAAGAGATTTCCTGAAAACATCAGGAACGACAGCTGTTGCTGCCAGTACCATCGCCGGCCTGGCAACCGCACCTGCACTGGGAGCCGGAAATAGTAACGAAGCCATTCGCATTGGATTTATTGGACCGGGTGGACGTGGGTTTGGTGCTCACGTCAAAAAATTGGTTCAATTGAAGAAAGATGGGATGAATATCGAGTTGGTCGCCGTATCAGACGTCTATTCAGAACACCGCGACCGAACCGCCAATTACATTAAAAAAGAGCTGGGTAACGATGTCGCCAAATATGTCGACTACCGGGACATGCTCGAAAAAGAAAAACTGGATGCCGTCGCCATCGGAACTCCCGACCACTGGCACGCCAAGCAGACCATCGACGCGATGAATGCCGGCCTGAACGTCTATTGTGAAAAACCAATGACGAAAAAAGTCGAAGAAGCACTGGCCGTCGTCGATACCTGGAAAAAGACCGGCAAGATCATGCAGGTCGGCGTGCAGTCCACCAGTCTGCCTGTCTGGGACGATGTCCGGGCACGACTGCAAGACGGGCAACTGGGTAAAGTGATTCAGTTCCAGACCGAATACTTCCGCAACTCATCAATGGGACAGTGGCGGTATTATGCTCTGAAAAAAGAAATGAATCCCAAAAACATCGACTGGAACCTCTGGTTGGGTACCAAAGAAGGCCTGGCGGAATTCCAGCCGTTCGACCGCGCTGTTTATGCACAGTGGCGTCGTTTCTGGCCATTCGGTTCGGGCATGTATACCGACCTGTTCGTTCACAGAACTACCGCCATGTTAAAAGCAACCGGACTGCGTTATCCCGGGCGTGTTGTTGGTGCAGGGGGGCTTTATCTGGAATATGATGGCCGCGATGTTCCCGATGTCGCCACCGTTGCCGCGGACTTCAATGAAGGTGTTCAGGGGCTGATCAACGCTACCATGTGTAACCAGGAAACCCGCATCAAGCAAATTATTCGCGGGCACAATGGTTCGTTTGTCTTCGGTAACGGCGAAGGCTTCGACGGATACGATTTTGTCCCCGAACGCCCTCAAGTAACGCGAGACAGTTCTTTGAAACAGCAGCGAATCGATGTCGCTCAAATCAAAGACACCACGTACGCTCACTTCAAAAACTGGGTCGAAGCAATGCAGGCCAACGATCAGAGCAAGTGTAACAACCCGCCTGATCTGGGTGCTGCTGCCATCGCCGTTGTGAACATGGGCTCCAACAGCTATCGCAACGGTAAGGTTTACCACTTCGATACAGATACGCAGGAAATCACCGATGGTGACGGAAGCTGGGCCAAGAAATGGGAAGCCATGTCCAAAGCACGGCAGAAACCCAAGCACATCCCCGGCTGGAAAGCAGGCGACAAAGGCAGTCTTCTGGAAGAACCCGCCTACATGTCTCTGGCTGGTCCCTGGATCGACGGAAAACCTCCTAAGAACGATCCAAATTCCAACGCCGGTTAA
- a CDS encoding bifunctional riboflavin kinase/FAD synthetase, with the protein MLIRELEGFNACKGGVVSIGNFDGVHRGHQRMIQTLVHQARCEDLPAIVFTFDPHPIQLLRPEHAPPELMGIEERAAILESLGVDCVIAYPTNRALLKLSAQEFFQQVLCDQLQAKGLVEGPNFYFGKDRAGDVKLLQTLCEHAGMSFKVVEPSMCDTQMISSSEVRKAIQAGDVALAEKMLGRPYQIKGTVEHGAERGRKLGFPTANLSGVTTLLPADGVYCGFGTVGGQRYSAAIHIGANPTFQNSETKVEVYLIGFSDEIYDQTLQVDLIERLRGTQVFSDAEALKTQLAIDVDSAKKQLKQWNATPE; encoded by the coding sequence GTGTTAATACGTGAATTAGAAGGATTCAACGCCTGCAAGGGAGGCGTCGTTTCCATCGGTAACTTTGATGGCGTGCATCGCGGGCATCAACGGATGATTCAGACATTGGTTCACCAGGCCCGGTGTGAGGATCTGCCCGCGATTGTGTTCACGTTTGATCCACATCCGATTCAGCTCCTCCGCCCCGAGCACGCCCCCCCGGAATTAATGGGCATTGAAGAGCGTGCCGCCATCCTGGAGAGCCTGGGTGTTGATTGTGTGATTGCCTACCCGACTAATCGGGCGTTACTGAAGTTGAGTGCCCAAGAGTTCTTTCAACAGGTTTTATGTGATCAGTTGCAGGCGAAAGGACTGGTGGAAGGTCCCAACTTTTATTTCGGCAAAGACCGTGCGGGTGATGTCAAGCTGTTACAGACTCTGTGTGAGCATGCTGGGATGTCTTTCAAAGTGGTCGAACCGAGCATGTGTGATACTCAGATGATCTCTTCCTCGGAAGTCCGCAAAGCAATTCAAGCAGGAGACGTAGCTTTGGCGGAAAAGATGCTGGGGCGGCCTTATCAGATCAAAGGAACTGTGGAACATGGTGCCGAGCGGGGAAGAAAGTTAGGTTTTCCGACGGCCAATTTGAGTGGCGTCACAACACTCTTACCAGCAGATGGTGTGTATTGTGGATTTGGGACTGTGGGAGGTCAGCGCTACTCAGCGGCGATTCATATTGGTGCGAATCCCACATTTCAAAATTCGGAAACGAAGGTGGAAGTGTATTTGATCGGCTTCTCTGATGAAATCTATGATCAAACATTGCAGGTCGATTTGATCGAACGCTTACGCGGTACCCAGGTGTTTTCTGATGCCGAAGCACTCAAAACTCAGTTGGCGATTGACGTTGATTCAGCAAAAAAGCAGCTCAAGCAATGGAATGCCACCCCAGAATAA
- a CDS encoding DHH family phosphoesterase produces MSSINWTPLCEIIEAHQKFLLSCHVRPDADALGSELALAGFLKELGKEVRVINPSVHPKSLDFLVQEHEVRYVGDGVTTEDFEWAEVHIILDTSAWSQLPGLANFYRKTDSKKVVIDHHVSSDSLGAEEFKDITSPAAGCLVYDLGKALNCTVTPDIATLLYAAIATDTGWFRFPSTTSYTMQIISELITAGAEPHQIYELLYEQNSLPQLKLMGRVLGKVQTDFDGQLAYTVVSCEDFSATGTTPVDTEGLVNYCLTLAGTQAAFIAVEQRSRQVKISFRSRSAWDISKIAESFGGGGHRQASGAMLNGPLSSAVTKVLGKFRDLFDVLEK; encoded by the coding sequence ATGAGCAGTATCAACTGGACTCCCCTTTGTGAAATCATCGAGGCACATCAGAAGTTTCTCCTTTCTTGCCATGTGCGGCCTGATGCCGATGCTCTGGGTTCTGAGCTGGCGCTGGCCGGCTTTTTGAAAGAGCTGGGTAAAGAAGTCCGCGTGATCAACCCGTCAGTGCATCCAAAAAGCCTGGACTTTCTGGTTCAGGAGCACGAAGTTCGCTATGTAGGCGATGGTGTGACCACGGAAGACTTTGAATGGGCCGAAGTGCACATCATTCTTGATACGAGTGCCTGGTCGCAGTTGCCCGGACTGGCAAATTTTTACCGAAAAACAGATTCGAAGAAAGTGGTGATTGATCATCACGTCAGTTCAGATTCTCTGGGAGCAGAAGAATTTAAAGACATTACTTCTCCGGCGGCGGGTTGTCTGGTGTATGATCTAGGCAAAGCTCTCAATTGCACGGTGACACCGGATATCGCAACCTTACTTTATGCTGCCATCGCCACTGATACCGGCTGGTTTCGATTTCCCTCCACAACCAGTTACACGATGCAGATCATTAGCGAGTTGATTACAGCAGGAGCAGAACCGCATCAAATTTATGAGTTGTTGTACGAACAGAACAGTCTGCCTCAGTTAAAATTGATGGGCCGCGTACTGGGCAAAGTACAGACGGACTTCGACGGACAGCTGGCTTATACGGTTGTCAGTTGTGAAGACTTCAGTGCCACGGGAACCACACCCGTAGATACGGAAGGCCTCGTCAACTATTGTCTGACGCTGGCGGGGACTCAGGCGGCGTTTATCGCCGTCGAACAGCGCAGCCGACAGGTCAAAATCAGTTTTCGCAGTCGTTCTGCATGGGATATTTCCAAAATCGCAGAATCATTCGGAGGTGGCGGTCATCGGCAGGCATCGGGGGCGATGTTAAACGGTCCTCTTTCTTCAGCCGTCACCAAAGTTCTCGGCAAATTCCGAGATCTGTTTGATGTACTTGAGAAATAA